A portion of the Paucilactobacillus hokkaidonensis JCM 18461 genome contains these proteins:
- the metG gene encoding methionine--tRNA ligase: protein MADQKPTFYITSPIYYPSGKLHIGNSYTTIACDAEARFKRLMRYDVFYLTGTDEHGLKIEEKAEKLGMQPKEYVDQMADGIKKLWKLLDISNTKFIRTTDDYHEAAVQKIFQQLLDQGDIYLGEYEGWYSVSDEEYFTETQLAEVYRDENGKVTGGKAPSGHEVELVKEQSYFFKMSKYADWLLAYYQAHPEFIQPAARMNEMVNNFIKPGLEDLAVSRTTFNWGVKVKSNPKHVVYVWIDALTNYITALGYGSDNDANFNKYWPADVHMVGKEIVRFHTIYWPIILHALGLELPKQVFGHGWLLMKDGKMSKSKGNVIYPETLVERYGLDALRYYLLRAMPYGNDGIFTPEDFVDKVNFDLANDLGNLLNRTVAMINKYEDGHVPASNSAATEFDADLKQVATDSITEFKDLMNRMHFSDSLKAIWKLVSRANKYIDETQPWVLAKDDTKSDELAAVMANLAKSLRVIAVLLQPIMTKAPKEILRQLGVSEDQVAIENLEFDEFPVDAQVVAKGTPIFPRLDVEQEVQFIQNKMTKDEKKKGRAAMEAAKKEAQAANEATDSKKAIRIEAFDKVEIKVAQIKSAGHVEGADKLLKFKLDDGSDVGRQILSGIAQWYPNPDELVGKKVLIVANLKPRKMRGELSQGMLLSAEHDGKVQLVVVPDDLVNGSGVE from the coding sequence ATGGCTGATCAAAAACCAACATTTTATATTACTTCGCCAATCTATTATCCATCTGGTAAATTACATATTGGTAATTCATACACTACCATTGCTTGCGACGCAGAGGCACGCTTCAAGCGGCTCATGCGTTATGATGTCTTTTATTTAACCGGGACAGATGAACATGGACTCAAGATTGAAGAAAAAGCCGAAAAATTAGGGATGCAACCCAAAGAATACGTTGACCAAATGGCTGATGGTATTAAAAAATTGTGGAAATTATTAGATATTTCCAACACCAAGTTTATTCGAACCACGGACGATTATCATGAAGCAGCTGTGCAAAAGATATTCCAGCAATTATTAGATCAAGGCGATATTTATCTTGGTGAATATGAGGGCTGGTACTCTGTTTCTGATGAAGAATATTTTACTGAAACCCAATTGGCTGAGGTTTACCGTGACGAAAACGGTAAGGTTACCGGTGGCAAAGCTCCATCTGGCCACGAAGTTGAATTGGTCAAAGAACAGTCGTATTTCTTTAAGATGAGTAAATACGCAGATTGGTTATTAGCATATTATCAGGCCCATCCTGAATTCATTCAGCCAGCTGCTCGAATGAACGAAATGGTTAATAACTTCATTAAACCAGGATTGGAAGATTTAGCTGTTTCGCGAACGACCTTCAACTGGGGTGTCAAAGTTAAGAGTAATCCCAAACACGTGGTTTACGTTTGGATTGATGCCTTGACGAACTATATTACTGCATTGGGTTATGGTAGTGATAATGATGCCAACTTTAATAAATATTGGCCAGCTGATGTCCATATGGTTGGAAAAGAAATTGTTCGGTTTCATACGATTTATTGGCCAATCATTTTGCATGCACTTGGGTTGGAATTGCCTAAACAAGTCTTTGGTCATGGCTGGCTATTGATGAAAGATGGCAAAATGTCAAAGTCCAAGGGTAATGTTATTTATCCAGAAACACTAGTAGAACGCTATGGATTGGATGCCTTACGATACTATTTACTGCGTGCGATGCCGTATGGTAATGATGGTATTTTTACTCCGGAAGATTTTGTTGATAAGGTTAACTTTGATTTGGCTAATGATCTGGGGAATTTGTTAAACCGGACCGTGGCAATGATTAATAAATACGAAGATGGCCATGTACCTGCCAGTAACAGTGCTGCAACTGAGTTTGATGCTGATTTAAAGCAAGTAGCAACTGATTCAATCACTGAATTTAAAGATTTAATGAATCGGATGCATTTTAGTGACAGTTTAAAAGCTATTTGGAAGTTAGTATCTCGTGCTAATAAGTACATTGACGAAACGCAACCATGGGTATTGGCAAAAGATGATACTAAGTCGGATGAATTAGCTGCTGTAATGGCTAATCTTGCCAAAAGCTTGCGAGTAATTGCTGTGTTGCTGCAGCCTATTATGACCAAGGCACCCAAAGAAATTTTACGTCAATTGGGTGTTAGCGAAGATCAAGTTGCAATTGAGAACCTTGAATTTGATGAATTTCCTGTTGATGCCCAAGTAGTTGCTAAAGGCACACCAATTTTTCCTCGTTTAGACGTAGAGCAAGAAGTACAGTTTATTCAAAATAAAATGACTAAAGATGAAAAAAAGAAGGGCCGTGCTGCAATGGAAGCCGCTAAAAAAGAAGCTCAAGCTGCTAATGAAGCGACTGACAGCAAAAAGGCAATTCGGATTGAAGCGTTTGATAAAGTTGAGATTAAGGTAGCTCAAATTAAGTCGGCTGGTCATGTTGAAGGTGCAGATAAGTTACTTAAATTTAAGTTGGATGATGGTAGCGATGTGGGTCGTCAAATCCTGTCTGGAATTGCGCAATGGTATCCAAACCCAGATGAATTAGTAGGGAAAAAGGTCCTAATTGTTGCTAATTTGAAGCCCCGTAAAATGCGTGGTGAATTGAGTCAGGGAATGCTATTATCCGCTGAGCATGATGGCAAGGTCCAATTAGTGGTCGTACCGGATGATTTGGTTAATGGATCCGGCGTCGAATAA
- the ispE gene encoding 4-(cytidine 5'-diphospho)-2-C-methyl-D-erythritol kinase: MIMLEKAPAKINLGLDTSLRYPDGSPKWDMVMTSVDLADYVSVQTVPNSNKVSVATDSGFLPNDQRNLAYQAIHILKSRFHQTDGVTVKIKKQIPVAAGLGGGSADAAAVLRALNQMWSLGLTLEELAKISLTIDSDVPYCIYNQTARVTGHGEHIELLNSFPHYPIVIAKPKLSVSTPVILRQIDYDKLDHLEIDQLVDGLNQQNERKMFASMGNVLEPITTEVYPEIKALKQKMLDLGADVAQMSGTGPSVFAICRKLSRAKRLQNSLRGFCHEVYLVRAL, encoded by the coding sequence TTGATAATGTTGGAAAAAGCACCAGCTAAAATAAACTTGGGACTAGATACGTCTCTTCGCTATCCTGACGGGTCACCGAAATGGGATATGGTGATGACTTCGGTAGATTTAGCGGATTATGTTAGTGTCCAAACTGTTCCAAATTCAAATAAAGTTTCTGTGGCCACCGATAGTGGTTTTTTACCTAATGATCAACGTAATTTGGCATACCAAGCTATACATATTTTAAAAAGCCGTTTTCACCAGACAGATGGAGTTACGGTTAAAATCAAAAAACAAATTCCAGTGGCAGCTGGGTTAGGTGGCGGTTCGGCGGATGCGGCGGCGGTGCTACGAGCATTGAATCAAATGTGGTCTTTGGGATTGACATTAGAAGAATTGGCCAAAATTTCGCTGACAATTGATTCGGATGTTCCATATTGTATTTATAATCAAACAGCACGTGTAACTGGTCACGGCGAACATATTGAATTACTGAATTCTTTTCCCCATTATCCAATTGTCATTGCTAAACCTAAGCTCAGTGTTTCAACTCCAGTTATTTTAAGACAGATTGATTATGATAAGTTAGACCATTTAGAGATTGACCAGTTAGTTGACGGGCTTAACCAGCAAAATGAACGCAAAATGTTTGCGTCAATGGGCAATGTGCTAGAACCAATCACGACTGAAGTTTATCCTGAGATTAAAGCGTTAAAGCAAAAAATGCTCGATCTGGGAGCTGATGTAGCGCAGATGAGTGGTACAGGACCGTCTGTCTTTGCTATTTGTCGTAAGCTTTCACGGGCTAAACGGTTACAAAATAGTTTACGTGGATTTTGCCATGAGGTTTATTTGGTTAGGGCATTGTAG
- a CDS encoding PLP-dependent cysteine synthase family protein → MLVNNVYELIGHTPLLKLKIDTPNNSQIYAKLEMNNPGGSVKDRLGMALIEHGIEINAIKEKTTIIEPTAGNTGIGVALAAQKYHLPVKLVVPAKFSFEKQTLMKALGAEIINTPSEAGIKGAIQKAKELASGIENSYVPLQFENPANPAVYQRTLGPEILADLPNQKIDAFVAGAGSGGTFAGTAKALQAAYSEIHKVVVEPEGSILNGGQPHAHKTEGIGVEFIPPFFEDVTITDTKTISDDDAFHYVKWLAQNEGLFVGSSSGAALAASLQIAEKLPTNSTIVTIFPDSSERYLSEGIYN, encoded by the coding sequence ATGTTAGTCAATAATGTATATGAATTAATCGGACACACACCATTATTAAAATTAAAGATTGATACGCCTAATAATAGTCAAATTTACGCTAAATTAGAAATGAATAATCCAGGCGGAAGTGTCAAGGACCGGTTAGGGATGGCGCTGATTGAACATGGAATAGAGATTAATGCGATTAAAGAAAAGACGACCATTATTGAACCAACTGCTGGTAATACAGGAATTGGGGTGGCATTAGCGGCACAAAAATATCATTTGCCAGTTAAATTGGTGGTGCCAGCAAAATTTAGTTTTGAAAAGCAGACTTTGATGAAGGCACTGGGAGCTGAAATTATTAACACGCCATCCGAAGCAGGAATTAAGGGCGCAATTCAAAAAGCTAAAGAGTTAGCCAGTGGTATTGAGAATTCGTATGTCCCGCTACAATTTGAAAACCCTGCTAATCCAGCCGTTTATCAACGGACGCTTGGTCCTGAGATTCTAGCGGATTTACCTAACCAAAAAATTGATGCATTTGTGGCCGGCGCTGGCAGTGGGGGAACTTTTGCTGGGACAGCCAAGGCACTTCAAGCAGCCTACTCCGAGATACATAAAGTTGTGGTTGAGCCAGAAGGATCAATTTTGAACGGTGGACAGCCACATGCTCATAAAACTGAAGGCATCGGCGTTGAGTTTATTCCACCATTTTTTGAGGATGTAACCATTACCGATACCAAAACAATCAGTGATGATGATGCATTTCATTATGTTAAATGGTTGGCCCAAAACGAAGGCCTGTTTGTCGGTAGTTCTAGCGGAGCTGCTTTGGCCGCTAGTTTGCAAATTGCTGAAAAATTGCCAACCAATTCGACGATTGTCACCATTTTTCCAGATTCCAGTGAACGTTATTTAAGCGAAGGTATTTACAATTAA
- the rnmV gene encoding ribonuclease M5, translating to MQKIKEIIVVEGKDDTKKILRAVNADTFETNGSALSSADIERLKKLQQKRGLIVFTDPDFNGERIRKMISTAIPGVKHAFINRNEGIPDIAGGSLGVEHATPATILAALKHVYTQETDSRDDIFSTADLRKVRLINDDHARLRREKIGDILGIGYGNGKQLLKRLNLFQITKQQFEEAVVKLNQEENNE from the coding sequence ATGCAGAAAATTAAAGAAATAATTGTCGTTGAAGGTAAGGATGACACTAAAAAAATTTTACGGGCAGTCAATGCAGACACGTTTGAAACTAACGGGTCTGCTTTGTCGTCTGCAGATATTGAGCGACTTAAAAAGCTACAACAAAAGCGAGGCTTGATCGTATTTACAGATCCAGATTTTAATGGTGAACGGATTCGTAAGATGATCTCGACTGCCATCCCAGGTGTGAAACATGCGTTTATTAATCGTAATGAAGGGATTCCTGATATTGCTGGTGGTAGTTTAGGTGTCGAACACGCAACGCCAGCGACTATCTTAGCTGCTTTAAAGCATGTTTACACGCAGGAAACAGATTCACGTGATGACATCTTTAGTACAGCGGATTTACGAAAGGTTCGCTTAATTAATGATGATCATGCTAGGCTTAGACGTGAGAAAATCGGTGATATTTTAGGGATTGGTTATGGCAATGGAAAACAATTGTTAAAGCGGCTCAATTTATTTCAAATTACGAAGCAGCAGTTTGAAGAGGCCGTGGTTAAGTTAAATCAGGAGGAAAATAATGAATGA
- a CDS encoding hydroxymethylglutaryl-CoA reductase, degradative, translating to MADWRHGFYKLTRAQRQSLVARQFDLSAQQEQLLNQQVDPVNQEMVENYLTSYHLPQGIAVNLVVDQQEYVVPMVTEEPSVIAAASNGAKLVAKSGGFQTTADTAMMIGQVVLTQVDNTIIDWLKQHESELLQVANQAKPSMQRRGGGAKKAQLRSLKHGWVSIDLMIDTDEAMGANSVNTMCEAVGNWLSDNGLHVLTAILSNLATQSLQTATCKINAADLVTESMSGDEVGQRIADLSELAQIDPYRATTHNKGIMNGIDAVLIATGNDWRAIESGAHAYAAIGGVYKGLSTWRFEKSQLIGSITLPLPVGIVGGSIDIVPLVKINQRIMKVNSAQQLAQVIASVGLAQNLAALRALATNGIQVGHMKLQYRSLALSVGAKPAEIDALVARLQNEQHVDHQFAIQELEQLRKELNNGRN from the coding sequence ATGGCAGATTGGCGACATGGATTTTACAAATTAACACGAGCGCAGCGACAGTCGTTGGTCGCCCGTCAATTTGATTTGTCTGCGCAGCAAGAACAATTATTGAACCAACAAGTTGACCCGGTGAATCAAGAAATGGTTGAAAACTATTTAACTAGTTATCATTTACCACAAGGCATCGCTGTTAATTTGGTGGTTGATCAGCAAGAATATGTCGTGCCAATGGTAACTGAAGAGCCATCTGTGATCGCTGCAGCCAGCAATGGCGCTAAATTAGTAGCTAAAAGTGGTGGCTTTCAGACGACTGCAGATACTGCCATGATGATTGGCCAGGTTGTTTTGACGCAGGTAGATAACACAATCATTGATTGGCTTAAACAACACGAGTCGGAGCTGTTGCAAGTAGCTAATCAGGCTAAACCATCAATGCAAAGACGTGGCGGTGGTGCCAAGAAGGCGCAATTGCGGTCGTTGAAACATGGATGGGTATCAATTGACTTAATGATTGATACTGATGAAGCAATGGGGGCTAATAGCGTCAATACAATGTGTGAGGCTGTTGGTAACTGGTTGTCTGATAATGGCTTGCATGTTTTAACAGCTATTTTGAGTAACTTAGCCACGCAAAGCTTACAAACGGCCACTTGTAAAATTAATGCGGCTGATTTAGTAACCGAATCAATGTCCGGGGATGAGGTTGGCCAAAGAATTGCTGATTTAAGTGAATTAGCACAAATTGATCCGTATCGAGCGACGACCCATAATAAGGGAATCATGAATGGAATTGATGCTGTTTTGATTGCTACAGGTAATGACTGGCGAGCAATTGAGAGTGGCGCACATGCCTACGCTGCCATTGGTGGTGTTTATAAGGGACTGAGTACTTGGCGCTTTGAAAAGTCGCAATTAATTGGTTCAATCACGTTGCCGCTGCCAGTTGGAATTGTTGGCGGTTCGATTGATATTGTGCCGCTGGTCAAAATAAATCAGCGAATAATGAAGGTTAACTCGGCTCAGCAATTAGCTCAGGTTATTGCTAGTGTGGGATTGGCTCAAAATTTAGCAGCATTAAGAGCATTGGCAACGAATGGGATTCAGGTTGGTCATATGAAATTGCAATATCGTTCGTTAGCACTTTCGGTGGGTGCCAAGCCAGCAGAAATTGATGCGTTGGTTGCTCGGCTACAAAATGAACAACATGTCGATCATCAGTTTGCCATCCAAGAACTAGAACAGTTACGAAAGGAATTAAATAATGGCAGAAATTAA
- a CDS encoding trans-sulfuration enzyme family protein, with translation MKFNTKLIHAGISEDQATGAVSMPIYRASTYHQKRVGGNPEWEYSRSGNPTRAAVEKLIADLEQGVAGFAFASGSAAIHAVLSLFSAGDHIIVGNDVYGGTFRLINQVLKRFGLTFTSVDMQDLTQVEKAINEHTVAIYFETPTNPLLKITDIKAVADIAHNHDLKTIVDNTFATPYNQNPLVLGADIVVHSATKYLGGHSDLVAGLAVTNDEQLAEQIGFLQNSIGSVLGPDDSWLLQRGIKTLGARMRVHHENATAIVDLLKNDAHVAKVYYPGDPDFAGYEIAKQQMNHFGAMISFELMAGIDPKQFVEQLQIVDLAESLGGIESLIEIPAVMTHGSIPRDIRLASGIKDELIRLSVGIEDQEDLVADIQQSLDKL, from the coding sequence ATGAAATTCAATACAAAATTAATCCATGCAGGGATTAGCGAAGATCAAGCAACCGGGGCCGTTTCAATGCCAATCTATCGGGCTTCAACTTATCATCAAAAGCGAGTTGGTGGTAATCCGGAATGGGAATATTCACGAAGTGGCAATCCGACGCGGGCCGCGGTTGAAAAACTAATTGCTGATTTAGAACAAGGGGTTGCGGGCTTTGCGTTTGCTTCAGGATCAGCAGCTATTCATGCCGTTTTATCACTTTTCTCTGCTGGTGATCACATCATTGTCGGTAATGATGTTTATGGTGGGACGTTCCGATTGATTAATCAAGTTTTAAAAAGATTTGGACTGACTTTTACGTCCGTGGATATGCAAGATTTAACGCAGGTTGAAAAAGCGATTAACGAACATACTGTTGCAATTTATTTTGAAACACCAACCAACCCATTACTAAAAATTACCGATATTAAGGCAGTTGCCGACATCGCCCATAACCATGATTTAAAAACGATTGTTGATAACACATTTGCGACACCATATAATCAAAATCCGCTTGTTTTGGGGGCTGACATTGTGGTTCATTCGGCAACTAAATATTTAGGGGGTCATAGTGACCTGGTTGCTGGATTGGCAGTTACTAATGATGAGCAGCTGGCAGAACAAATTGGCTTTTTACAAAATTCAATTGGTAGTGTGTTAGGACCGGATGATAGCTGGTTATTGCAACGTGGAATTAAAACACTGGGTGCCAGAATGCGCGTTCACCATGAAAACGCGACGGCGATTGTTGATTTATTAAAAAATGATGCACATGTGGCCAAAGTTTATTATCCTGGTGACCCAGATTTTGCGGGGTACGAAATTGCTAAACAACAAATGAACCATTTCGGAGCAATGATTTCCTTTGAACTAATGGCTGGAATAGATCCCAAACAGTTTGTGGAGCAATTACAAATTGTTGATTTAGCTGAAAGTCTCGGTGGCATCGAAAGTTTAATTGAAATTCCGGCTGTTATGACGCATGGATCAATTCCACGAGATATTCGACTAGCTAGCGGAATTAAAGATGAGTTAATTCGGTTATCTGTCGGAATTGAAGATCAAGAAGATCTGGTTGCTGATATTCAACAAAGTCTAGACAAACTGTAA
- a CDS encoding TatD family hydrolase, producing the protein MAIYTHEELLNIYDSHTHLNDDVFFDEVPAYMARAKHFGVTQMNIVGSDIQLNQRALELAHAYDNLHAIVGWHPEESKDYDAGTEKLLIEQLSDPQTVAVGEMGLDYYQDVSPKDIQKKVFARQIAIAKEHHLPISIHDRDAFEDTYQILKDADVRDIGGVMHSFNGDTEWLKKFLDLGMHISYSGVASFKNANEVHESVLQTPLDKMLVETDAPYLTPAPYRGKQNEPGFTKFVVEAIAKLRDVSPKEIANATYENAVQLFGINNAEN; encoded by the coding sequence GTGGCAATTTATACACACGAAGAATTGTTAAATATTTATGATTCACATACTCATTTAAATGATGATGTTTTTTTTGATGAGGTTCCGGCATATATGGCACGGGCTAAACATTTTGGTGTCACTCAAATGAATATCGTGGGTTCTGATATTCAGTTAAATCAACGAGCATTGGAATTAGCACATGCATATGATAATTTACATGCAATTGTTGGTTGGCATCCAGAAGAGTCGAAAGACTATGATGCAGGGACTGAAAAGCTATTAATTGAACAATTAAGTGATCCACAAACTGTAGCAGTGGGTGAAATGGGACTAGATTATTATCAAGATGTTTCACCTAAAGATATTCAAAAAAAGGTGTTTGCGCGTCAAATAGCAATCGCAAAAGAACACCATTTACCAATTTCAATTCATGATCGAGATGCATTTGAAGACACATATCAAATTCTGAAGGATGCAGATGTTCGCGATATTGGTGGTGTGATGCACAGCTTTAATGGTGATACGGAATGGCTGAAGAAATTTTTAGATTTGGGGATGCATATTTCATATAGTGGTGTCGCTAGCTTTAAAAATGCAAACGAGGTTCATGAATCAGTATTGCAGACACCATTAGATAAAATGCTAGTAGAAACAGACGCACCATATCTAACCCCAGCACCGTACCGTGGCAAGCAAAATGAACCTGGCTTTACTAAATTTGTGGTTGAAGCAATCGCCAAGTTACGAGATGTAAGCCCTAAAGAAATTGCGAACGCAACGTATGAAAATGCAGTACAACTATTTGGAATAAATAATGCAGAAAATTAA
- a CDS encoding DUF72 domain-containing protein yields the protein MITIGLTTWSDHPSLIKEQRPVQLTEYAAFFPVVEIDNPFYGVPTAKAVTGWQKKVPDKFQFILKANREMTKHPAINKMEPPLTERERRQVFENYRRMVDPLVKRHQLKTILFQFPPFFNATTGNIEYLQQIRAMLPSLPISVEFRNQTWFDAAIFKVVRNFLQELNMTLVVVDEPQQGANSAPLKLAVTNSDLVMFRLHGQNTKGWSNPDREWRKTRTLYRYDSNELKQFEELVKQAESQAKEVCIIFNNNSGHDAADNALQLQKLLGIKFKQLAQRAPEQLDLF from the coding sequence ATGATTACAATTGGGTTAACAACGTGGAGTGATCATCCAAGTTTAATTAAGGAACAGCGGCCCGTTCAGCTAACTGAATATGCCGCTTTTTTTCCGGTCGTTGAAATTGATAATCCATTTTATGGAGTTCCAACCGCCAAGGCAGTTACTGGTTGGCAAAAGAAAGTGCCAGACAAGTTTCAATTTATTTTGAAGGCCAATCGAGAAATGACGAAACATCCAGCAATCAATAAAATGGAGCCTCCACTAACAGAACGTGAGCGACGACAAGTTTTTGAAAATTATCGAAGAATGGTGGATCCGTTGGTTAAAAGACATCAACTGAAAACAATTTTGTTTCAGTTTCCACCATTTTTTAATGCGACTACTGGTAATATTGAATATTTACAACAAATTAGAGCAATGTTACCAAGCTTGCCAATTTCGGTTGAGTTTCGAAATCAAACTTGGTTTGATGCTGCTATTTTTAAAGTAGTTCGTAATTTTTTGCAAGAATTAAATATGACATTGGTCGTGGTGGATGAACCCCAGCAGGGAGCTAATTCAGCTCCACTTAAGCTAGCAGTTACCAATTCAGATTTGGTTATGTTTAGGCTGCATGGACAAAATACTAAGGGTTGGTCCAATCCAGATCGTGAATGGAGAAAGACACGGACCCTGTATCGTTATGATAGCAATGAACTAAAGCAGTTTGAAGAACTGGTTAAACAGGCTGAATCACAAGCAAAAGAAGTTTGCATCATTTTCAATAATAATTCAGGCCATGACGCGGCGGATAATGCATTGCAATTGCAAAAGCTATTAGGAATCAAGTTTAAGCAATTAGCACAAAGAGCACCGGAACAGCTTGACTTGTTTTAG
- a CDS encoding Veg family protein: MPVTLASIKAKLDQRIGDNMLVIAQAGRKKITKRHGVLSETYPAVFVVELNQDENSFERVSYSYTDVLTKNIEIDFEEENEESI, translated from the coding sequence ATGCCAGTAACGTTAGCTAGCATCAAGGCGAAACTTGATCAAAGAATTGGTGACAACATGTTGGTAATTGCACAGGCAGGACGCAAGAAAATCACCAAGCGTCATGGTGTTTTGAGTGAGACCTACCCCGCAGTTTTCGTGGTTGAACTGAATCAGGACGAAAATTCGTTTGAACGTGTTTCGTATAGTTACACCGACGTTCTAACCAAAAATATTGAAATTGATTTTGAAGAAGAAAATGAAGAATCAATTTAA
- a CDS encoding NAD-dependent protein deacylase, whose product MEERIQNEFDQAKQIVFLTGAGVSTASGIPDFRSANGLYTQNKNAEYYLSHAYFASDPEGFYNFCKQNLYFPDAQPNVIHQKQAALTNENRGAVITQNIDNLYEEAQTANLVDFHGNLFNVYCTKCGKTVDWHEYLISRIHQNCGGALRPDVVLYDEGIKQDSISRAVNYLAGADLVVIVGTSMRVYPFAGLLDYRNPQSKVIAINQEQLQLPIQFEMVQQDAVQFFTELSV is encoded by the coding sequence ATGGAAGAACGAATTCAAAATGAGTTTGATCAGGCTAAACAGATTGTTTTTCTGACTGGTGCGGGTGTGTCAACGGCTTCTGGAATACCAGATTTTCGGTCGGCTAATGGATTGTATACGCAAAATAAAAATGCAGAATACTATTTGAGTCATGCCTACTTTGCATCTGATCCAGAGGGGTTTTATAATTTTTGTAAGCAAAATTTGTATTTTCCAGATGCCCAACCAAACGTGATTCATCAAAAGCAGGCTGCCTTAACGAATGAAAATCGTGGAGCAGTGATTACTCAAAATATTGATAATTTGTATGAAGAAGCACAAACCGCTAATTTAGTTGATTTTCATGGTAATTTATTTAATGTGTATTGCACTAAGTGTGGTAAAACGGTTGATTGGCATGAATATTTGATTAGTCGGATTCATCAAAATTGCGGTGGTGCATTGCGGCCAGATGTTGTGCTTTATGATGAGGGAATCAAGCAAGATTCCATTTCTCGAGCTGTCAATTATTTGGCGGGGGCCGATTTAGTCGTGATTGTTGGTACTTCAATGCGAGTTTATCCGTTTGCCGGGCTCCTAGATTATCGTAACCCGCAGTCTAAAGTAATTGCGATTAATCAGGAACAACTACAATTACCAATTCAGTTTGAAATGGTACAGCAAGATGCAGTCCAGTTTTTCACGGAATTGTCAGTGTAA
- the rsmA gene encoding 16S rRNA (adenine(1518)-N(6)/adenine(1519)-N(6))-dimethyltransferase RsmA, protein MNEHLEVANPVRTKAIMERYGLHTKKSLGQNFLTDLNVLKNIVSAAEITDQDNVIEIGPGIGALTEQLALNAKQVVALEIDEQLIQVLDEVLMDYHNVKILNQDVLQANLPETIATQFDDPTRPIKVVANLPYYITTPILMQLLTSPVKWDAIVVMMQKEVAQRLAATPGNKSYGSLTLAVQYRMDTKIAFDVSRKVFIPAPNVDSAIVVLKPRSQALAVQPFDEKSMFRLIKGCFAHRRKSLYNNLQSIFGKTEEIRAQINAILDLTEISPQIRPERLSLDQFILLTNTFHDKGLLS, encoded by the coding sequence ATGAATGAACATTTAGAAGTTGCTAATCCAGTACGGACCAAGGCGATTATGGAGCGCTATGGATTACACACCAAAAAAAGTTTGGGTCAAAATTTTCTGACTGATTTAAATGTACTTAAAAATATTGTCAGTGCCGCAGAGATTACTGATCAGGATAATGTAATTGAAATTGGCCCCGGAATAGGTGCTTTGACGGAACAATTAGCGCTAAATGCCAAGCAAGTGGTAGCGTTAGAAATTGATGAACAATTAATTCAAGTGCTGGACGAAGTATTGATGGATTATCATAATGTTAAAATCCTTAATCAAGATGTCCTTCAAGCCAATTTACCAGAAACTATTGCAACTCAGTTTGATGATCCGACACGGCCAATTAAGGTAGTTGCCAACCTGCCTTATTACATTACTACACCGATTTTGATGCAGCTATTAACATCCCCTGTAAAATGGGATGCAATTGTTGTTATGATGCAAAAAGAAGTGGCCCAACGACTGGCAGCAACGCCAGGCAATAAATCGTATGGATCGTTAACGTTAGCGGTGCAATATCGGATGGATACTAAGATTGCTTTTGATGTGTCTCGGAAAGTATTCATCCCTGCTCCCAATGTTGATTCTGCCATTGTTGTATTAAAGCCGCGTAGTCAGGCACTGGCAGTTCAACCATTTGATGAAAAAAGCATGTTTAGATTGATTAAGGGTTGTTTTGCCCATCGCCGTAAGAGCTTATACAATAATCTACAGTCAATTTTTGGTAAAACTGAAGAAATTAGGGCCCAAATTAATGCCATTTTAGATTTAACTGAAATTTCACCACAAATTCGACCAGAACGGTTATCATTAGATCAATTTATTTTATTGACCAATACCTTTCATGACAAAGGATTATTGTCTTAA